DNA sequence from the Vicia villosa cultivar HV-30 ecotype Madison, WI linkage group LG3, Vvil1.0, whole genome shotgun sequence genome:
CATGACATCTAGAAAAGTTGTGAAAAAGGCCATCTCCAAAGCCTTGACAAATTTGAAGGGAAATACCAAAAGTTGCAACATGTTATTTACTAACAAAGACCATCAAACATTGGCTTTGATTAAATTATTACAAGATGTTGAAGTAGCTACACTAACTACATTCCAGACAACACTGCAATTTATCTCAGGGACCACACCGTTAAAATCAAACAGTTGGGGCTCCATTTCCAAGCTAATACAGTCTAAAAGAGTTGCTTGCTCTCTAGTTGCAGATGAGAGTGAATTTACCCAAGTGGATGTAGCATTGCAATGTTTCCTATTTACCAAGACTGGAAAACTTGAAGCTATCAATGATCTACAAAACCATTTGTTAAAAGCAGAATGTTGCAGTCAGGACCTTGAAGAAGGACTTGAGTTTCTGTTTAGGCGTCTCATTAAAATCCGAGTCACACTTCTTAATACCCTCAATCATTAGTTGAATGTATACAAGGATCAAAATTTTGTAGTGATATAGATACACTTGTACAtagaaattatatgtgtaaatgAATAGCAATAATAAAGGGATACTTTTTATTAATTTCCTATTGCAACATCTTCAGAAACCTGATGATTATTTACTAACTTGTACAGAAATTAAATCAAGACAATAGCTTTATGACATTGAAGCTCTTCTCTATGTTCAAAAAGCACAGCTTGACAAGTATCGACAAGAGGTAGTTTTCATGAATGCCTCTGCAAATTTGGCTCACACCATACTAAGTGAAAACTCAGGCAGTAATGATTCAAGTGAGGGTGGTTATCAACAATTTTCTGGTAGAGGACGTCAATTTTATGGTTGTGGTCGTGGTAAGTCCAATCTTGGCACTGGTAATCGTCCAACTTGTCAGCTCTACAACAAATATGGTCACTCAGTCATGGAATATTGACACAGCTTTGATGAATCCTTCGAGCCAACTCAAGTCAAGTAGCAATCAAACTCTTCTGGTGGTGCAGATCACATTCAAGGCAATGATAGTAAAAAAGTCAaggaaataacaataataataataataaagaacaaAGCTGATGGAAAAAAAAACAAGTAATCAAGGAAAAGAAATTTGAAGGACTCTTGATGAGATTCTAATGGATTGAATCGAGTCTTCGCAGAAGAGGTCTTGATGCATCAATTATCTGTAAATGATGCGTGAAATTAGTAAATGTTTCGCACGTGAGCTTACGGTGCCCTCTTCTAATTTCCCCCGTCTCTTTTACAGCGCCCTTCTATCTTTGAAATAGTTAAGCATATAATGAGTTTACATCTAAATGCAATTTGCAGATGACTTGTATACATGGCTACCGAATgcaaaatgtatattcgaacctTACTTCTCTTCAGCATCAATTATGTGCATAGGCAAATGAACTTTTTGGTTGGCGATGTAACGTCTTCTCCTTTTGTGGGTCTGGAACATTAGACTCATTGTTGGTTCCGATTTCCTCAAACTCTCTAATACTTCTTGGCTATTGTCCATAGCACACTTTATTCTATTCATAAATATACCAGTCATTCCAATCTCTGATCCCTCCCACCAAATATTTTGTGTTTACCTTCGTTCCCTTATTCTTTGTACATTTGTTCCATCAACCATTGGTTACTTTACCCGTTTGATGTTAAGATTAAGAATGTATCTTTACATGAGAATCTTTATGAAACCATATATATACATTGACATATTCCTCTTGGTTTTGGGTTTGACAAGAACTTCAAAAAAGTTGAGAAGCCAAACTCTTGTTCTAATTTATGGTGAACTCCATTATCTATATCTTCAATGCACGACTTTAACTTGTGCATATGAATTTGAAATTCTGAATAGAAGAAGCCTTGGAACTGATGAGAAACTACAACACTGCATCAACCTTTATAAATTCATTTGTTTCTGATTGTTGTGAATTACACTATATTCTTTTAGGACGCATCAACTTTGAAATTGCTAAGCACTGAAAAAAGTCTTATTGTGTTGGTTTTTTGAAGAAACTTTGAACTTACTTTTCATTGCTTTCAAATTTCCAAGAGCTGTTGCAATTGCTTTCcttatttttcttcttatatGCCAAATATTTATCACCCTAAACTGTAGTTCCACTTTCCACATCTCTCTTCCTAAGAATAACTGACTGAAGTTCATGCAAAATACTTGTTGATTGCACCGTACAATCTTTACTGTATTATAAATCTCCAAGAGTCTCGTAGATCCATCTAATGGTTCATCAACCTGTTTCTCATGGCAATGCTTGTTGGGCGACTGTCATTGGAGCAGCTTATCATTGCTTTCTTGCAAATCCTACAGGCCATTCAGTGTTTAAgttattgaagatgatgatgaagaagctgTTGGTACGACCATGCAGAGAGCTTTGGGGTTTGTTTCTACCACAACTGCAATTTTCTCttctcataaaataaaatagatatagcAAATAGCTAGAGGAGACAAGTTCTACAACAGCAATGTTTGCTCAATGCTGCTTCCCAACTCATCCCCTAATATTAAACTTAGGAATCATATGAATATAGCATCTTCCATAAGATATATAATATAAAACTCTAATTGTGAACTTCAAGGGGCATGCATGTGATGGAAGTGCATGAACATGGATAGCAGATCATGTGTCTGTATGAGGAGGAGCATTTCTATTTATAAATGATTTGTTAAGATCTGTTTTGATCAATTACATGTTCATGAGTTGATCAAGGATTTCAACAGGTGTTAATATATGGATGGTGtgattcatgttcctccaactcagACATCCCTAATAATACTGCAGTTGTTGCTTTAGCATCACAGCACTTTAACACACATGAAAATAGTTATGTTCATAATTAAAACACATCTTAGGGGAAGCATTTGCATTGAAAATGTTATAATCATGCAAATAAGACAGAGTATGAGTTGGAGAGATTCCTTGGAGGAGACACAGCTCTAACATTTATGCAATAATGTCTCAATCCAAATCTGGATTAGTTGGCTTCATTGATATGTGGTTAAGATGAGATTCCTTTTGTCGCCTAACAACTTTGCTATAAATTGAGAAGATGCCAATGGAAAAATACAGATCCATAACTCaattcaacattcaaacaaaggcttctctttttcttctctttagcAGTAAAAATGGCAGTATCTCCTATGAATACAAAATCCAATTTCCATGGCCGCTCAATCAGCTTGCCATCCAGACCACACCCCCTCATTCTTAAATGCAGTCAACATTTGGAAATCTTACGAAGGTCTTCCAATGAAACCTCTTCCTCATCGTCACTTTTCCATAAGATTGATGGCTTGCGAGACTTGATCGAGAGTGTTGAAAATTTGATTCAGCTTCCACTAACACAAGATGCACTTATCCATGAGCATCAAGAACATTGGGTTAATAACCTCTTGGATGGATCCTTAAGGATATTAGATGTGTGTAGTTCAGCCAAAGATGCTGTAATTCATACAAAAGAATGCACAAGGGAACTTCAATCCATCATAAGAAGAAGAGGAGGAGGAACGGAGGTCAGTGCAGAGGCTAAGAAATTCTTGACATCTAGAAAGATTGTGAAAAAGGCCATCTCCAAAGCCTTGACAAATTTGAAAGGAAATACCAAAAATTGCAACATGTTATCTACAAACAAAGACCATCAAACATTGTCTTTGATTAAATTATTACAAGATGTTGAAGTAGCTACACTTtctacatttcaaacaattctgCAATTTATCTCAGGGACTACACAATCAAAGTCAAACAACTGGGGTTCCATTTCCAAGCTAGTTCATCCCAAAAGAGTTGCTTGCTCACAATTGACAGATGAAAGTGAATTTGCTCAAGTGGATGTAGCATTGCAGTCTTTCATATTTACCAAGACTAGAAAAGTTGAAGGCATCAATGATCTGCAAAACCACTTGGAGAAAACCGAGTCATGCATTCAAGACCTTGAAGAAGGACTTGAGTTTCTGTTTAGGCGTCTTATCAAAATCAGAGTCTCACTTCTTAATATCCTTAACAGTTAGTAGAACTTTTATGGGAATCAAAATTTTGTACTGATATAGATACACTTGTACATGGAAATTATATATGtaaatatataacaataataaagCGATACTTTTTCTAAATTTCCCGTTCCAGTATCCTCTTAAACCCGATGATTATTTACTAACTTGTATACAGGGCCGGTCCAACCGATACGGAGGCCTAAGGCGAATTTTATATCGAAGGTTttcatttattaataataattttgttttataaaaacaaTACTTTTActtaaaagtaaatattttacatttttaaattacaaaattatttatttattaaatatgataatcaatttcttttattattttaattaaaattttagatattttaattttaattttaaactacCTGATTCAAATTTTGTAGACGACATTActttaaataaaatactaaacaTTTTACAAGGaacacaaatataaaaatatcataaaaaataaaacaattaaataaatataaagaatttacattaaaactgaataaaaaaatattcgataaataaattttaattgtttttctgcAATGCTTTTTTCTTTCTATCCAAAAGAAAATTGGGGGCACAGACATATCTATGGTGAATTGATGGTGAGAATTTATAcaaattaatcaataatataataatatgagTAAATAAACA
Encoded proteins:
- the LOC131654979 gene encoding uncharacterized protein LOC131654979 — encoded protein: MAVSPMNTKSNFHGRSISLPSRPHPLILKCSQHLEILRRSSNETSSSSSLFHKIDGLRDLIESVENLIQLPLTQDALIHEHQEHWVNNLLDGSLRILDVCSSAKDAVIHTKECTRELQSIIRRRGGGTEVSAEAKKFLTSRKIVKKAISKALTNLKGNTKNCNMLSTNKDHQTLSLIKLLQDVEVATLSTFQTILQFISGTTQSKSNNWGSISKLVHPKRVACSQLTDESEFAQVDVALQSFIFTKTRKVEGINDLQNHLEKTESCIQDLEEGLEFLFRRLIKIRVSLLNILNS
- the LOC131654978 gene encoding uncharacterized protein LOC131654978; the protein is MAASYPLNTKSHFHARSISLPSRPHPLFLKCSEHLETLLKSSNETFSSSLLFHKIDGLRDLIECVENLIQLPLTQDALVHDHQENWVNNLLDGSLRLLDVCSAAKDAVIHTKECTRELQSIIRRRGDGADVTAEAKKFMTSRKVVKKAISKALTNLKGNTKSCNMLFTNKDHQTLALIKLLQDVEVATLTTFQTTLQFISGTTPLKSNSWGSISKLIQSKRVACSLVADESEFTQVDVALQCFLFTKTGKLEAINDLQNHLLKAECCSQDLEEGLEFLFRRLIKIRVTLLNTLNH